The DNA sequence ACAGAAGCAGTTATGAGTGCTATAAGGCTTGCAAGGGCGTATACGAATCGAGAACTCATAGTAAAGTTTGAGGGATGCTACCATGGACATTCAGATGGGCTTTTAGTAAAAGCAGGATCTGGTGCATTGACATTTGGAACTCCAAGTTCAAAAGGTGTTACTGAGAAGATAGTTTCAAATACGTTAGTTGCAAGGTACAACGATATAGAAAGTGTAAAAGAGTTATTTGATAAATACGGAGAAAATATAGCATGCGTTATTGTTGAACCTGTTGCAGGGAATATGGGAGTTGTACTTCCAAAGCAAGGATTTTTAGAAGGCCTTAGAGAGATAACCAAAGAATATGGTTCACTATTGATATTTGATGAGGTTATAACTGGATTTAGAGTATCTATTAATGGGGCACAAGGTTATTACAATGTTCTTCCAGATATTACAACCCTTGGAAAGATTATAGGCGGAGCACTTCCAGTTGGAGCGTACGGTGGAAGAAGAGAAATAATGGAATTAGTATCTCCACAAGGGCCAGTTTATCAAGCAGGTACATTATCTGGAAATCCTCTAACACTTGCCGCTGGCATTAAGACTATTAAAATTATTGAAAATGATCCAGGTTTTTATTCTAAATTAGACGAATTAGGAAAGTATTTTGAAGAAGGGATTGTCAGTGCATTAGGTGATTTTTATGTTAAGGTTAATAGAATAAAAAGTATGCTTTCCTTCTTTTTTAGCAAACAAGAGGTTAATTCGTATGAAAAAGTAATGAATTCTGACGTTGAAAATTACAAAAAACTATTTAAATATTTGTTCGAAAACGGTATTTTACTACCCCCCTCACCTTTTGAAAGTTTATTTATTTCATCTTCTCATTCAAAGGAAGACATAGAAAAAACGGTATATTACTTTGAAAAATTTTCAAAAAAACTTAAGGAGGGAAAGCTATGAGGTTTTTGATGGTTTTAATACTTGTTTTTGTAATTCCATCATTCGGATTTAGCATGCACATTATGGAAGGTTTTTTACCACCAGCCCATGCCACTTTCTGGTACATACTTTCTATACCATTTTTTACATACGGACTTTTTGCTATTAGAAAGATATTAAAAGAAAACCCTAAACAAAAGATGTTACTTGCTTTTGTTGCGGCATTTGCGTTCGTGCTTTCTGCAATGAAAATACCTTCTGTTACAGGAAGTTGTTCACATCCTACTGGCGTAGGTCTTGGTGCGATAATATTTGGCCCTACTACTATGACCGTACTTGGTGCTATTGTTCTACTGTTCCAGGCTCTTCTTCTAGCTCATGGTGGTATAACAACTCTTGGAGCAAATGTGTTTTCAATGGCAATTGTTGGTCCACTTGTAAGTTATTTTGTGTATAAATTACTTATGAAAACAGGTAAAAGAACACTTGCAGTGTTTTTAGCAGCATTTTTGGGAGATTTGTTAACCTATGTAACAACTTCTTTTCAACTTGCATTGGCATTTCCAGATAAATCATATGGTATGTGGTATTCATTTGCAAAATTTCTTGGAATTTTTGCTGTAACTCAGATTCCACTTGCAATAATTGAAGGATTTTTGACTGTTGTGGTTTTGGATATGATTCTAAAATACAACGAAGAGATTGCTCTTGGAGGTGAAAGATAATGGAAAAAAAACACATATACATGTTAGTAGCAAGTTTAGTAATAGTAATTTTTTCTTTGATTATTAACAGTGGTGCTGAATTTGCGGGTGCAGATGGTATGGCAGAAGAGGTAATATCTCAAATTAATCAAGATTATTCACCGTGGTTTTCACCACTTTGGGAACCACCAAGTGGAGAAATTGAAAGTCTGTTATTTTCCTTGCAGGCAGCAATTGGTGCTTTGATAATAGGATACTATTTTGGAATTTTAAAAGGAAAAAGGCAGGTAAAAAATGATAGCGGAAAAAATATCGTATGATAATAGATTTTCAAATATTCATCCTTTACCAAAAATTATATTTTCTTTTTCTTTGCTTTTTCTGACTTTTTGGTTTAGTAATATTGTAAATCTTCTAGTTATTGCTTCTATATTTTTACTGTGCTTTTTGGGGAAAATTAAGATAACAGATTTTTTGAAGTTTTTCCTTGTAATAGTTTTGTTTATTTTTCTTTCAAGTTTAACTCTTTTTTTTGATTTCTCATCTCTTACAATTCAAAGGGGTTTAAAGGTTTTTGTTAGAAGTGTTGCAGGAACATCATGTATACTTTTTCTAATATTTACAACTCCAGTTGTTGATATTATTTCTTTTATACATTTTAGAATGTTAAAAGATCTAATATTTCTAATATACCGTGCGATTTATATACTTCTCAAAGTAGTTGAGCAGATGATTACTGCACAAACGGCAAGATTTGGTTATTCAAATTTTAGAAATACAATTAACAGTATGAAATACCTTATGTACGGAGCTTTTTCCAGGTCTATTAAATATTCTGAGGAAAGCTATATGGGACTTTCAAGTAGGAATTATAACGGTACTATAGAGATTCTAAAGGAATATAGATTAAATCTGTATATCTTAATTCCTTTTGTGGTTGAAATTGTTCTTATTGCTTTGGAGGTTTTTTATGTTAAGGCTTGAAAATGTGTATTTTTCGTATGAGTCAAAGAATTACATTCTTGAAGATATAAGTTTAGAGTTTAAAAAGGGATTAAAAATAGCAATACTTGGCAGGAATGGTTGTGGTAAAACAACTTTGATGCTTTTATGTTCAGGTATTTTAAAACCAAAAAAAGGAAAAATATTTATTGATGATTTAGAAGTTAAAAATCCAAGGCTTTTAAAAAAACATGTAGGTATTGTGTTTCAAAATCCAGATACACAGTTATTAGCCGCAAAAGTTTATCAAGATATTTCTTTTGGACTTTTTAATCTTGGTTTTGGAAAAGACATAGTAAAGAAAAAGGTTGAAGAAATTATTAAACGCCTTGGAATAGAACACTTAAAAAATAAGCCGACACAGTTTTTGAGTTATGGGCAAAAAAGATTAGTTAGCATTGCAGATATTCTTGTAATGGAGCCAGAATATATCTTTCTAGATGAGCCAGAAGCTTATCTTGATTACAAATCATTTTTGAAAGTCCAAGAAATTATTTCAGAGCTTCCGAAGGAAGGAAAAAGTGTTATTATTTCTACTCATGATAGTGATTTTGCATTTGAATGGGCAGATTATATTTATGTCATTGACAACAAAACAGTTGCTTTACATGGAACACCAGATTATGTATTTTCACAGTTAGAAGATTTACAAAAGATAGGATTAAAAATTCCATTAATAAAAAGATTGGAGGTATAGGATGAAGGTATTTTGTTCATTTAGTGGCGGAAAAGATTCAATGCTTGCACTTTACTATGGTCTAAAAAAATACAAAAAAGTAGATTATCTTTTTACAATGCTCTCAGAAGATTGTATTCATTCAAGAGCTCATGGACTTCCAAAAAGTTTACTAGAAAAACAAGCTCAAAGTATTGGTATTAGATTAATTACAAAATGTAGCAGTTGGAAGGAATATGAAAACAATTTTTTGAGTTTTCTTGATGAGTATGTCAAAGGAGGAGTTGGCATATTTGGAGATATTGATCTTCAAGAACATCTCGATTGGGTGGAAAACGTGTGTTCAAAAAAAGATGTAGAAGTTTTTGAACCACTTTGGCTAAAGAAAAGAAAAGATGTGGTAAGTGAATTTCTTTCACTTGGTTTTAAGGCAAAGATTATTGCGTTAAAAAAAGATTTAGGTATTGAAAAGTACCTTGGAAAAGATTTAACCTTTGATCTTGCAGATGAATTTGAAAAAATCGGTGTAGATGCGTGCGGGGAAAATGGAGAATTTCATACCTTTGTGTACGATGGCCCTATATTTAAGTATCCAGTTGATTTTAAAGTAAAAGGAACAGTTCAAAAAGAAAGAAATATTGTTTTAGAACTTGAGTAAAGGAATTCCCACCTGGGAATTCCTTAATTATTGGTTGACTTTATCTAATTTTTGTTCTTTGACCTTTTTTGCATTTTTAGAAATTTTATTTGAAATGAATTTTCCAAATGAAATTGAAAATAAGTATGAGAAAGGATCTGTAAAGAATTTGTAGTGGTAATTTTTTTTATTTAAACCTTTTTCGATCCAGTAATTTTTATCTATATCAAGCAGGTTTGTTGCCATTGCTTTTTGTACCTGAAATCTTATTAACTTAGTTAATCTTATATATCTTTTTGGTGGCTTTTCCATAGCATTTATAAATTTTTTTTATTTGTTTTTTGCTTACTACTCTTTTTTCAGAAACACGTTTACCTATTTTCCCAGTTGGGATCATTCCCCATGTTGTTACAACGTCTTCAAGATATTGGAGAACTTTTTTTAGGGAACTTCCTGCGGTAGTTGCAACTAAAAGTGCAGGTTTTCCTAAAAGAGGAGGTCTGTGATACCATCTGCATGTCCTATCAAGAAACTTTTTTAAGACTCCAGAAACATTTTCAATGTAGACTGGTGTTCCAAGAACAATACCATCTGCAGATTTTAGTTTTTCCATTAGCTCTTCTGCCTGGTCTTTAATAACGCAAAAATCTTTTTTTATACACACTTCACATCCAAGACAATCTTTAATATCATACTCTTTTAAGTGTATATACTCTACATCATATGGAAGTTTTTCTGCAATATTTTTTAAAAGTTCAAAGGTTCTTCCCTTTCTTGCGCTGCCGTTAATAACCAAGACTTTTTTCATATAACCACCTCAAAATCTATATTAGATTCATTTGTTTCTACTGCATACTTTGCAAGTTCATCTGCAAGTTCGTTGTATTTTACACCTGTGTGGGATTTTACCTTTTCAAATTTTACCTTTATGTCTTTTGCATAATTGTAAAATTTTTCTTTGTAGACTCTTGTAAGAGGTGTTTTTGCCCGCCATTCACCCGTTATCCATTTTTCAAGGCCTTCATAGTCGTAATATAAGGTTATACATTTAAATCCTTTTTGCTTTGCAATTTCTAGGGCGTACAAAACTGCAAGGATTTCTCCACTTACATTTCTGTGTTTTGCAAGTTCCTCATTTTCTATACTTTTGTAGAATTTTTCAATTTTTTGTGAAAGTATTACTATTGAAAATCCAATTTTTTTGGTTTCTGAAGAATAACTGCCGTCTATATAAACCTTTATACAGAGGATATTTTCGGCAAACTCATTTGCTACTTCTTTGCTGGTTGCAGCTAAAATTTTTATTGCTGTAGCTTCACGTTTTTTATTAAAAAACACTTGAAGTTTCAAGATTTGATTTTTCTTTTTTAAGTAACATATATGTTGAAATTTATATCTTTTTATTGAAGTAATTTCAAATTCACTTGGTATTATGGAATAAAAACTTTCAAAGTCAGAAGTATCTTTTCCAAAATATTCTATACTTATATCTTTTATTCTTGGATTATTAATTATTCTAATGCTATCAATCCTCCCTACTAAAGTATACCATTTTTTGTAAATAAAGAAAACAAAAAAAGTCTGGATAAAATCCCGACTCTACCATTTAACGGTAGGTGAAAAAGTAAACTTTATTGGTAATTTATAAATTTCTGCCTTTGTTTGACCTAAAAATCAGACTCAACAAATTTTAGTGATAAAACAAATTTTCCAGATTTTGGAAATCGTATTATTTTAAAGGGATTAATATTTGAAACTTGAAAGTCTTCAAGTGTAATATAATAATACGACTTGCAAAAATTGTTTCTTGAGAAAAATGTTATGAAGTTATTTAAAATTTCACCTAATTCGTTGTTAAAACTCTTAGATAAAAATTGCACTTCTACTTTAATATCTGTGTTTGAATGAAAATTTATTTCTAAGAATTTAAAATTACAATAGAATTTAGAAAAATTTTTTTGAGTTATAACTATGGGAATGGAATTTATAGTTATATCAATCCATTGACCCCCCTAATTTTAATATTTTTCTCTATTTTAGTCCATTTAATGAGCTTGTATTAATTGATTTTGGGGTGTTCTGAGACAAAGCTATTGAAAATGATAACAAAAGAAAGATGAAAGTAAAATATTTTATCTGGTTCAAATGATTCGCCCATTTCTATTTATTTTAAATAAAGCCAGGCTTGGTGGCCTGGCTTTGAGAAAAAGTTATTTTATTTATTTAATAATTTTAGAATGGAATACCCTGACCAATGTAAAAATTATTTTTCAATAAATCTAATCATCATTTGATAATCTTTTCTATATTGTATTGTTTGTCTAGAAAATAGATTATTTATTTTTGTTCTTCCTTCTACAAGATAAGCATACAATCTTCACATAGATTGAATATTAGTTAAATACATAAGAGATAAAATCAAAACAAAGATATGATCAGGATACTTTCTTAGATATATTCTTTTAGACTTGTCAAGGACAAAATTAGATAATTTATTGAGTAATTTTAGTGGTCAAATAATATTGAAGTGAATATTGTTGGGCTACACCTTCTTGTTTGGTGCTTTGTATTTGGTACAAAAACAATTTTAGCAGGTATAGCCCTTTTTTATATTCTAATTTAACCTATTTTTACTTTGGCCAGGGTCAAATTAAATACTATCAAAATTTTGATAAGACTAGAATATTTAATTATTTATTAACAAAAGGAGTGTATAATGTATGGGTGAAAAATTTTAGAAACACGTATGAAGTATTATTTTTTGATGTGATATATTATTTAGTATCCCTTACAAGCTATTATTTAAAAAATCCAAATATTTACTTTATTTAACCTATGTAAGTTCTCATGAAAAGATACTTTAATTAATAAAGAATGTTTTATAATAAAGAAAATTTATTTGTTCCGTATGACTTTGCAAGATTTTTATTAGAAAAAAATTTTGAGTTAAGAGATTCAATTTACATCCCAATATATATTACTCTTGAAAACAGTGTTGATATTTCTAGATTTTTGAGAAAAGGTGATGTGCTATCAAAGAAAGATAACACGTTTTTGGTCTTACTTGAAAAAATCATAATATTTCTATGATTGAGGAAGTTACAAGTTTTTTAAAGCATTTAGAAAAAATGGAATTGAGGTTAAACATTTTGAGGTAAAATAAAGGCGACCTTGGAAGTCGCCTTTATTTATTCCCATTCAATTGTTGCAGGTGGTTTAGAAGTTATGTCATATACTACCCTGTTTACACCATCTACCTCATTTACTATTCTTTTTGCAACTTTATTTAAAAATTCATGTGGAAGTTTTGACCAATCTGCAGTCATACCATCAAAGCTATTAACTGCCCTTAAAGCAATAACGTTATCATATGTTCTATAGTCTCCCATAACTCCAACGGATCTAATAGGTAAAAATACAGCAAATGCCTGCCATACTTTATCATATAGATCGTTTTTCTTTAGCTCTTCAATGAATATATGATCTGCATGTTGCAGTATTTTTATAGCTTCATTTGTTACCTCTCCTATAATCCTTACTGCAAGTCCTGGTCCAGGAAACGGATGTCTATTTATCATTTCATCAGGAAGTCCAAGAATCTTTCCAATTTTTCTTACCTCATCCTTAAAGAGATATCTAAAAGGTTCTATAATTTTAAAAGGTAACTTTTCGGGAAGTCCACCTACATTGTGGTGTGTTTTTATCTTTGCGGCAGCTTTCCGTTCGCTAACTTTACTTTCAATAATGTCCGGATAGAGTGTACCCTGAGCAAGATACTTTATATTTCCATGCTTTTCAAGGAGTTTCATTGAAGCCTCATAAAACACGTCTATAAAGGTGTGACCTATTATTTTCCTTTTTTCTTCCGGATCTTCAACTCCTTTTAGGTTACTTAAAAACCTTTCTTTTGCATCAACAACGACTATATCTATTCCCAATTTTCTAAAATTTTCTTCTACTTCTTGCCTTTCATTTAGCCTTAGAAGACCAGTATCAACAAATATTGGGATTGAATTTTTTCCAATTGCTTTGTCAAGCAGCAGTGCAACAACTGATGAATCAACTCCACCAGAAAGTCCCAAAATTACTTTGTCATTACCTACTACTTTTCTAATTTCATTTATCTTTTCTTCAATAAAGTCTGTCATTTTCCAATTTTTTTCCATCTTTGCGACTTTAGAGACAAAATTTTCCAATATTTTGTCTCCAAAACTTGTATGAGTAACTTCTGGGTGAAATTGAACACCGTATATAGTTCCATCTTTGTTTCGTATTGCAGCATAAGGTGAATTTTCACTCTCTCCAATAACAAGGAATCCTTCTGGTAATTTTTCGACTCTGTCTGAATGACTCATCCATACATCAAACTCTTTAGGTAAGCCTTCAAATAGAGGATCATCTTTTACTTTTAATACAGCATGTCCAAACTCTCTTTTTGGAGATTTTTCCACTATCCCTCCAAATTTGTGGACTAGTGATTGAAGGCCATAGCATATTCCAAGGATGGGAATGTTCAATTCTAAAATATAGTCAGGAACAAACGGTGCGTCTTTTTCAAAAACACTTGCAGGACCACCGGAGAGAATTATTGCTGCAGGATTTAAGTTTTGAACTTCTTCTTTTGAAGCGTCCCAAGGAAGTAGTTCAGCATAATAACCTTTTTCCCTAACGCGTCTTACAATAAGTTGAGTATACTGGGATCCATAATCAAGGACAACAACAGTATTCAAAAAAACACCCCCCAAACTTTTTCAAAAATTTTACCATTAAAGAGACTAAAAAAGATAAAAATGATATAAATTATATGTTAAAAAGATAAGTCAACATTTGGGACTTCTTTTTCAGCTTCTTCAACTTTAAAGAATGGAGCTTCCTTAAATTTAAACATAGAAGCAATTATGTTTGAAGGGAAAACTGAAATCTTTGTATTGTATTTCATTACTATATCGTTGTAAAATTGCCTTGCGTATGATATTTTGTCTTCTGTTTTTCTTAGTTCTTCCATTAAAGAGCTTACATTTTCGTTAGCCTTTAGGTCGGGATAATTTTCTACAACAGCTAAAAGTTTTGATAATGCTCCAGTAAGTTGATTTTCTGCCTCAATTTTTTTACTAATATCTTTGCTTGAAATAGCAGAAGCTCTTGCTTGCAAAACTTTTTCAAGTGTTTCCTGTTCAAATTTCATGTATCCTTTTACACTGTTAACAAGATTTGGAATTAGATCGTGCCTTCTTTTAAGTTGAACATCGATTTGACTCCAAGCGTTTTCTATCATCTTTTTAAGTTTTACTAGAGAGTTGTATGTACCAATAACCCAGAAAAGAATTAATAATATAATACCTAGAATAACCCAGATCAAAAAAACTCACCTCCTTATTGTATTAAAAAGCTCCACCACCACCACCACCGGAGCCTCCACCAATACCACCGGCTCCGCCTGAAAATCCTCCTTTTCCTGAGGAGTTTCCATAAACTGTTGAATGTGCAACTGTAGAAATAACATAAAACTGTCTTCCAAATCTTCTATATGGATAATAATACACTGTTTCGTTTACATCGATGTCTTTAGGTATCAATTTTTTCAAGTGTTTTTCAACCTTATCGGCTATGGAAAGCGCTGTTGCATACACAAGATAATCTTCCCACAAAATTATAGATTCTGGAGGATATTGTGAAAGAAGAGAATAATCAGTTAAAAATTTTTCAAAGTTTTTCCATTTAAGATAGTATTCTCTTCCTTCTTTTGACCAACTACCAAATACATCCTTTGGTAAAATGAATACCACTGCACCTATTGCAAAAATCAGGCTTGAAAAAACACTCTGATATAAAAAGTTTATTTTTGAAAAAGAGAAAAATATTAAAATTGAAGAAATTATTGAAAATATTCCAACTAAATAGGAAAGGTAAGTACCAGCAAGAGATAAATACTTTCTTGATTTTGCGATATCTACTACAAGAGACTTGTATGCATTAAATTCGTCAAGAAAGTCTTTAGCAAGTTTTTTATCCTTAGATAAAGTTTTTTTAAGCTGCGAGAAAGAAAAAATATTTTCAAATGAGTATTTTTTTAATAGTTGATAGAAAAGTTTTTCAGTTTCACTTAAATCATTTCCGTCTCTGTCAAGGATTTTTATGTATTCCCCTTCTTTATCAAGTTCTACATATTTCTTTTTGTAAAGATCCATGATTACCGCACTAATTCCATCAGAATCAATTTTACTTAATTGATTTACAACTATTGCGTTAACAATATCTGGAGAATCATTATATGGTATTTCCCTCTCATATATCCCACTGTATGGAATTTCTTTTTCTCTTCCAAAAAAGTTGAAAATAAGCATTAAAAGAGTGATTGATAAAATTGTAAGTATAGGTGGTAATATTCTACTTAAAAAGACTTTTGAAGAATAAGATTTTTCAATTTTTTCTATATCATTTAAATAAAGGCTTGGATTTTCATATGAGTATTTCAACTTTTTGGGAGGAAATATAAATCTTGCTTCTGCAAATGTATAAGGTGGGAGTTTTTTAATGTTTAAGGTGAATGTATTACCATTTCTTGAATAATTTATTTTTGGGTGAGTGTATATTTTTTCTGCAGTTAAATCTTTTGGAAAGACAAATTTTGCGGTTATGTTATTGACTGGAGCATCCCATCTTGGCCCCCAAAATTGTCTAAAGACTTGTGAAATATCACTTCCATTTTCAAATACGTACTTTGCATCATATGTGACGTGAAGTTCAATGTTTTCAATCTCTTGCGGTGATATGGGAGTATTAGATACCCACACTCTTGCCTCAAATTCTCTGTCATTTTTTCTTAAAAATTCAACTCTTTCGCCATTAACATTTTCAATCCACAATTTTACGTTTTCTATTTTTACAGCTCTGCTTTGTTCTACGTATCTATATACACCTCTAAAGGGCTTTCTCATTTTGTAATTAATTACTTCATGTACATGGACTATACCATCTTCATCCATTATTTGCTCTATGTTAGCGGAAGTAATTTCATACATTCCGTTGAAATACCATTGTATATATCCGCTAATAAAAAGCTGTATGATAATAATTGCAATGATAGAAATAATAGTTAAAAGTATATATTTTGCAATTTTCATTTGTTCACCCCCCGACAAGCAAATTATATCATACAAGAAAAATAAAGACTATATATGAAATAAATCCCCCCGTTGAAATTCTTTGGGGGGATTTCTAATGTTAAATTTTGTTATATGATATTATTTCGTTTAAGTCTTTTCTTTTTAGTTTTGGTTTTGGGTCATTTCCATGTCCTACTGGTATAATAACTTCCAGTTTATAAGTTGAAAAGTTAAAATCTTGAGGATTTGGTGGCGTATATGTAAGACTTGAGAGTCCTTTTTCTTCAAGTGCTAAAAGTAGATATCCGACAGATATCCAAGTGGATTCTTTTGAGAATGGAAATCTTTTGTCTGAATAGACTAAAATTAAATAAGGAGCTTCCGTTAGAAAGCTTTTTTGCCAAGTTATATTATATTCATTAAGAAAATCTTTTAGTTTTCCTTTAGATTTTTCATAGAATATTTTTTCTTTTTCTTCCACAGATTTTCTAATCTTTTCTTTTAGTTTTTCATCATCGACTATCACAAAATGCCACGGTTGACTGTTCATACCTGATGGTGCTTCTTTTGCTACGTTTATAGCATATTTTATATCTTCAATATTTACCTTTTCATTTAAAAATATTCTTGTAGTTTTTCTTTTCTTTGCAAGATCAAAAATCACTTTTATCACCTCTTTAATATTTTTTTGGAGAGTTTAAGTCCTTCACTTGCATTTTTTGCATAGTATACACCAAAATTCTCTGCAATTTCCTTATTTAATGATGCTCCACCGGCAATTATCGGAATTTTTACACCTTCTTTTTCGAGTAAGTCTTTTACTTCTTTTATCCTTCCTATAGTTGTTGTCATCATAGCAGAAAGCCCTAGTATATCTGGTTTGTGTTTTTTTACCTCCTCTAAGATTTTTGAAGCTGGTACATCTTTTCCAAGATCAATTACGTTGAATCCAGAACTTTTAAATAATGTTGCAACAATCTTTTTACCAATATCGTGAACATCGCCTTCAACTGTTGCAACAATTATTGTGCCTATCTTTTGCTTGTCATTTTTTTCAAGGAGTGAGTTTAAGTATTCAAAGACAGGAGTTACTGTTTCAGCAGCAAGTATAAGGTGTGGAAGGTATATAACACCTTTTGAATATAACTCTCCAATGTGTTCCATAGCTTTTGAAAGAATATTTTGA is a window from the Thermosipho africanus Ob7 genome containing:
- a CDS encoding nitroreductase family protein; translation: MIFDLAKKRKTTRIFLNEKVNIEDIKYAINVAKEAPSGMNSQPWHFVIVDDEKLKEKIRKSVEEKEKIFYEKSKGKLKDFLNEYNITWQKSFLTEAPYLILVYSDKRFPFSKESTWISVGYLLLALEEKGLSSLTYTPPNPQDFNFSTYKLEVIIPVGHGNDPKPKLKRKDLNEIISYNKI